The DNA region GGTGTTCTTCAGCGGGCGATTCGCTTTTAACGAGAGATTGTGTTTTTTCTAGTTGCAATAGCCTTGTATAGCTAGCTTCTAGTTTCTTCGCTTCTCGTAAGCAAAGTACAGTATTTAGTAGCGATTGTTTGGCATGCATCCCAGGCCTCCTTGGTATACGAATTAGCATTAAAATATCATTTTGTCAATGTTTGACAGGTGTATGCAAATGCACGATCATTTTGTGCGATGAATATGAAAAACGGTTCAAAAATTGCGTCGCTTGGCGCTATTGCGTGCTCTTTAGCACTGCTCGGTCTTGGTTGTGATAAAGCGCCTAGTTTTTTGCAACAAAAGCAAGATAAGCCAACACTGACTGAAACAGTAGAGGCAGCAAAAGCCGTTGAGTTTATCCCTGGTGATAGTTTTACGATCCGCCAAACATTTATGGGTGTAGGAGGATTTCTTGGTAATCTCGCGTCATTTAAAGACGGAGAAAGAGAAGTGACGATTACACGTTTTGCTCCTGGTCATGCAGCAAATCTCGATTGGAGCTTAAAAGCCGTTCGTGAGAAAGCAGACTCAATCAAGGCTCGTAATGAGTACGAGGCAGCGATGAAAGACGGTAAGGCAACAGGTTTGCCGCCTAGACCAGAATTTGAAGACATTGTCACAACGGGTACGGTAAAGAATATTTCACTGGATGCATCACATGGCGCCTTCTTTCCAAATTATTGGTCAACGGAACCATTAGATTTAGTAGGAGAAAAATCAGGTCTTTGGTTATCTAACGATGCTTTTCAAGAGCTTTCACGAACGCGCCATACCGTCTTAAACTTTGGTGTATTTGATGAGTCAGCGCAAAAAGCAGCGCAAGGCATTGATGATGTAAAAGATGCATACAAGGCACTACGACAGCAAGCTGATAGCGAGGGTGCTAAACGAGATCTTACGTTGCTCGAAGCAGAAGAAACAACCTCAGACTATACGATCCGTGTAAATGGTGAAGAAAAAGTCGTCTCTGTTATTAAGGCAAAAAACTGGTTTGGTGAAATCATTGTTTTAAACAATGCACAAAATCCTTTGATCTTAAAAGCAAGTCTTAGTCCGCTTAAGAGTGGTGTTGCAGATATTGCTTCTGGTACGGACGCGTTCTTGGATAAATTCTTTGGTTACGAGATCACTGACATCACGATTAAGCGCTAGTAGTAAGTAGTGGTAACTAATACCTCCTGATATTTGATCAGGAGGTATTTACTTTAGGCCTTTATAAACGAACAGAGATTTGGATTGAGCACATGAAAATATACTTGATCGCGCAATGTTCTTAGCTCGATAATTCGTTGTTGTGCATCATGCAATTCTGTAAAGTCATACGTATGATCGCTGTCCGGTCCGTTTACGGATGTAGGAATATCAATATGAAATATACTATGCGGCCATTCTAGGGGGTACTGTTTAAAATGGTCTCGGTAAGTACGCGCTTCGCGTTTAAAGGCTGACTCAGTATCACGGTAGAGTGCATTAAAATGAAGCCAGGCTTCGCGGAGTTTTTCTTCTAAGAATTCGGCAGCGTTTTCTGCCAAGGGTCCACATTGTGGGGTTTTTGATGAAAGCAAGGCAACCAGTGACTCAACCTGTTCAAGATCTGGGTTCATGATGGCGGTAAACTCAAGCTGGGTATCTGCGGGCTGTTTTTCTAATGTGTTGTGCCATTTTTTTGCTAGTTCTAGACATTCTCTTTCACTGGCACGTCCATGAGAGCTCCAGCTACCAGAGCGAATCAGGGCACGTAGCTCGCTTATCGCTGACGGATCTTGTTTTTGTTTTGCGCGTTCTAGATCATCAAGAAGCGTAGGTTCCCATGCCCAAATATTATGATTAAAGATCTCTAATGGTCTGCCAGCTGTTTGTTCTTTTGCTGAGGGATATATATTTTTTGGTAAGGATAGCGTGATGCTTTCTTGCAAAGGTGCTTGACCCACGCGTTGACGCAGAGATTGAGCGTGTTTACGGATTTCTTCAGCGGTTCTTATTTTGCCGTCTTCAACGTAAGTACCAACAGTAAAAGCCTCATTTCCCGTAGGTTCAAGATAAGCAATAAGATGTTCGACTCCCGGGATATGCTCAATATTTTTTACGGTATCAATACGAAACGCGCCGCTTCTTTCTTCGGCTCGTTTTGTATATGCGTTGCTACTGCCCAAAGGTGCGCGTTCTCCCATACGATGAATTACATTTGAAATTTCGTCGGCCATTTTTCATCAACGTCTACATGGAGCGCGAGATGGACTTTTTCGTTGGTGGCACCTTCGAGTTCTTTGCGTGCATCAATGCCGATTTGCTTAATCATTTTTGCGCCACTACCGATAATCATTTTTTTGTAGCGCTCTTCTGTTGTCCAAATCGTTGCTTCAATCACTTTTTGACCACGTTCGTTGGTATCAATGTCAGTAACTTCTACGTGTACAGAGTAGGGGAGTTCTTTTTCTAGCCGGAGGAACGTTTTTTCTCGAATGAGTTCTTGGAGCCAATCTTTGTGGCTCATATCCGTCATTTGCATTTCTGGATAGTAGGGGACGCCTTCTGGCAAAAGATCAAAGATAAGATCAATAAGGGTATTGAGGTCTTTATGTTTTAGCGCAGATAGTTCTACGGTTGCTTCTTGGCCAACATCAATGGTCCGCATTTGATCGTAAAAAGGTCGATCTTCTGGAGCAAGATCGGATTTGTTTACGATCAAGATAACGGGCACAGCGGCTTTGCGTACGAGTCGTTGGATGTTTTCTTCTTCTTCGCCAGGTTCGCGAGTTGGATCAACGACATAAAGGAGCACGTCGATGCCTTCGAGGTGTTCTTGTACGGACGCGTTAAGCTTTTTTGAAAGCGTGTCTTTTTTACCAAGAAAAATACCTGGGGTATCAACAAACACGATTTGACCACGTTGATCGTGTAAAACGCCGCGCACAGGACGACGTGTCGTTTGTGGTTTAGGCGTCACAATAGCGACCTTGCTATGTATAAGCGCGTTTAAAA from Candidatus Nomurabacteria bacterium includes:
- the era gene encoding GTPase Era, yielding MKSGFVVLAGRSNVGKSSLLNALIHSKVAIVTPKPQTTRRPVRGVLHDQRGQIVFVDTPGIFLGKKDTLSKKLNASVQEHLEGIDVLLYVVDPTREPGEEEENIQRLVRKAAVPVILIVNKSDLAPEDRPFYDQMRTIDVGQEATVELSALKHKDLNTLIDLIFDLLPEGVPYYPEMQMTDMSHKDWLQELIREKTFLRLEKELPYSVHVEVTDIDTNERGQKVIEATIWTTEERYKKMIIGSGAKMIKQIGIDARKELEGATNEKVHLALHVDVDEKWPTKFQM